A single genomic interval of Lepisosteus oculatus isolate fLepOcu1 chromosome 12, fLepOcu1.hap2, whole genome shotgun sequence harbors:
- the LOC138242077 gene encoding cytoglobin-like — protein sequence MAVSAGDATAARAIWGKLYASAEDNGTAALVKMFINSPDSKSYFGHFSGMGSAADMEASPQVRNHGRTVFGALNEMMSQVENDAGLSAIISPLATKHATQLKVDSKNFRVLCDQVLAVINEKYGGEGHDAMSKVLNVICTKIVAAY from the exons ATGGCCGTATCTGCAGGGGACGCCACCGCCGCCAGGGCCATCTGGGGCAAACTGTACGCCAGCGCCGAGGACAACGGCACCGCAGCCCTGGTCAA GATGTTCATCAATAGCCCCGACTCAAAGTCATATTTTGGACATTTCTCCGGGATGGGGTCAGCTGCAGACATGGAAGCATCCCCACAAGTGCGAAATCATGGGCGCACAGTTTTTGGGGCTCTGAATGAGATGATGTCACAGGTGGAGAATGACGCAGGGCTCAGTGCCATCATCTCCCCACTGGCCACCAAACACGCAACGCAGCTCAAGGTGGACTCCAAGAACTTCCGG GTGCTGTGTGACCAGGTGCTGGCTGTAATAAATGAGAAGTACGGTGGAGAGGGACACGATGCCATGTCCAAGGTGCTCAATGTCATCTGCACCAAGATCGTTGCTGCATACTAG